A window of Nerophis ophidion isolate RoL-2023_Sa linkage group LG17, RoL_Noph_v1.0, whole genome shotgun sequence contains these coding sequences:
- the minpp1b gene encoding multiple inositol polyphosphate phosphatase 1b → MFLLHLLLLRAATSADVADIAAHFGTKSRYEEVNPHLLADILAVNHSVLRPPTTERCSPVHVSALVRHGSRYPTVNNVRAIRKLSDLLRSQRPQEWTPWRRDILEGWRMWYTDDMDGELVHKGREDMRHLARRLSLLLPSLLGEEPVRRGRVQLLSSSKHRCVSSMEAFQEGLHLQAHLSHVDYCHRVDDQLLRSFERCPGYVEGVEKNHTALAEVHKFQDGQEMAGVRTKVADKLGLPGDSLTAELLEAAFFLCSYELAIKSQHSPWCFLFDQDDAQVLEYKSDLKQYWKRAHGHAINSLSSCPLFHHLFRTLDKAGRPRRSSEASPQPASILIGHAETLLPLLALLGLYKDQAPPTADNYHAQHGRTFRTSKIVPYAANVLFVLYDCQRGPRLQLLVNETPVRFPGLSAEDAPLYRDVRAAYRHLLDGCDFHKECQGAHGGRGPNTEL, encoded by the exons ATGTTCTTGCTTCACTTGCTGCTGCTCCGGGCGGCGACAAGTGCGGACGTGGCCGACATCGCCGCTCACTTCGGGACTAAAAGCCGCTACGAGGAGGTCAACCCGCACCTGCTGGCCGACATCCTGGCCGTCAACCACTCCGTCCTGCGGCCTCCCACCACCGAGCGCTGCTCCCCGGTCCATGTCAGCGCCCTGGTCCGCCACGGCAGCCGCTACCCGACCGTCAACAACGTCCGCGCCATCCGCAAGCTGAGCGACTTGCTCCGGAGCCAAAGGCCGCAAGAGTGGACGCCATGGAGGCGGGACATCCTGGAGGGCTGGCGGATGTGGTACACGGACGACATGGACG GTGAGCTGGTGCACAAAGGCAGAGAAGACATGCGTCACCTGGCCAGGCGTCTCTCCCTGCTCTTACCTTCTCTGCTGGGGGAGGAGCCAGTGCGCAGGGGGCGTGTCCAGCTGCTGAGCAGCTCCAAGCATCGCTGTGTCAGCAGCATGGAGGCTTTCCAGGAAGGACTTCACCTGCAAGCCCACCTGTCAC acGTTGACTACTGCCACAGAGTGGACGACCAGCTGCTGCGCTCCTTTGAGCGTTGCCCTGGTTACGTGGAGGGCGTGGAGAAGAACCACACGGCGCTGGCCGAGGTCCACAAGTTCCAAGACGGCCAGGAGATGGCTGGCGTGAGGACCAAGGTGGCGGACAAACTCGGCCTTCCTGGCGACAGCTTGACAGCAG AACTGCTGGAGGCGGCGTTCTTCTTGTGCTCCTACGAGCTGGCCATCAAGTCCCAACACTCGCCGTGGTGCTTCCTGTTTGACCAGGACGACGCACAG GTTCTAGAATACAAGTCGGACCTGAAGCAGTACTGGAAGCGTGCGCACGGTCACGCCATCAACAGTCTGTCCAGCTGTCCACTCTTCCATCACCTCTTCAGGACTCTGGACAAGGCGGgacgaccccgcag GTCGTCAGAGGCGTCCCCGCAGCCCGCCTCCATTCTGATTGGCCACGCAGAGACGCTCCTCCCCCTCCTCGCCCTGCTGGGACTTTACAAGGACCAGGCTCCGCCCACTGCAGACAACTACCACGCACAGCACG GTCGAACGTTCCGAACAAGCAAGATCGTCCCGTACGCCGCCAACGTGCTCTTCGTGCTCTACGACTGCCAGCGAGGACCCCGACTTCAGTTGCTGGTCAACGAGACCCCGGTTCGATTCCCAGGACTGTCTGCAGAGGACGCCCCGCTGTACCGTGACGTCCGCGCGGCGTACCGCCACCTGCTGGACGGCTGCGACTTCCATAAGGAGTGTCAGGGCGCCCACGGCGGCCGAGGACCCAACACGGAGCTGTGA